A genomic stretch from Deltaproteobacteria bacterium includes:
- a CDS encoding beta-ketoacyl synthase N-terminal-like domain-containing protein, which yields MKRRAFITGKAMICSLGDSLEEIVDAVRHKRIRLEHIPFDLARLSYTKPYYLINRNERDKLDNRSEEYFYDVLFSAVSRALLDAGLNSAEIEDMHVFFGSTSMDIPVFEGNHRKTSATVSGMFLQSSYGYGKIAGAIVEKFGIGGNCYSLTTACTSSANALLYAAAMIEERHIERA from the coding sequence GTGAAGAGAAGGGCGTTTATAACGGGAAAGGCGATGATCTGCTCCCTTGGCGATTCCCTGGAGGAGATCGTTGATGCTGTACGCCATAAAAGGATAAGGCTTGAGCATATCCCCTTTGACCTGGCCCGCCTGTCCTATACCAAACCGTACTACCTCATCAACCGTAATGAAAGGGATAAGCTGGATAACCGCTCCGAGGAATATTTCTATGATGTTCTCTTTTCTGCGGTATCCCGTGCCCTTCTCGATGCCGGCTTAAACAGTGCGGAGATCGAGGATATGCATGTGTTCTTCGGCTCAACGTCTATGGATATTCCCGTGTTTGAGGGAAACCATCGTAAGACGTCTGCAACCGTATCGGGTATGTTTCTCCAGTCGTCCTATGGGTACGGTAAAATCGCTGGGGCCATCGTTGAGAAGTTCGGAATAGGGGGCAACTGCTATTCCTTGACCACGGCATGCACTTCGAGCGCCAACGCCCTCCTTTATGCCGCAGCCATGATCGAGGAGAGGCACATCGAGAGGGC
- a CDS encoding phosphopantetheine-binding protein codes for MKGSLDEKLKMELKRMIVEECDITADPGEIGDEEPLFGGDSKLGLDSIDALQISIAIQNKYNITITDSKETRRVMRSINTFADFIQPE; via the coding sequence ATGAAGGGTTCTCTTGATGAGAAACTGAAAATGGAATTGAAGAGGATGATCGTCGAGGAGTGTGATATAACGGCCGATCCCGGAGAGATAGGTGACGAAGAACCCCTCTTCGGCGGTGATTCCAAACTTGGTCTGGACTCAATAGATGCTCTGCAGATATCTATCGCCATACAGAATAAATACAACATCACCATCACCGACAGCAAGGAAACAAGACGGGTTATGAGATCGATAAATACCTTTGCCGACTTCATCCAACCGGAGTAG
- a CDS encoding ABC transporter permease, which produces MIKTLYILKKEFLLIIRDIHAVTVLFIMPAVFIMIMSLAMRDLFELHGTVSIDVIAVNQDAGKKSEAFLKAMEDLRTFRFHFIEKDTATDKVKEQMLSRDYKFALIIGENFSAFVEKKGKGKDEKPLELLVNPAVNVQTQLVLKSALEGKLAKLRWDAFIDRIGRLLALAGIDRKKLKAVEESPVVVNYVYKGGQYFKIPSAVQQSVPAWLVFSMFFIVIPISNTFISERGQGTLMRLKSMNVSRFSLIMGKMVPYLLINAIQVAIMIAIGVYVVPLCGGTALTLGDSLGGLILIAASVSFSAISVALLIASVARTTEQATTIGGVLNIIFGALGGLMVPKFVMPGFMQDLANMSPMSWGLEGFLDIFLRNGSVSDVLPKSLSLFIFGIVMLTLTVILLRRQREV; this is translated from the coding sequence ATGATTAAAACTCTGTACATCCTGAAAAAGGAATTTTTACTGATCATCCGGGATATCCATGCCGTAACCGTCCTGTTTATCATGCCGGCAGTTTTCATCATGATCATGTCGCTTGCGATGCGCGACCTTTTTGAACTCCATGGTACCGTCAGCATAGATGTAATCGCCGTGAACCAGGATGCGGGAAAGAAATCGGAGGCGTTCTTGAAGGCAATGGAGGACCTCCGTACTTTCAGATTTCACTTTATTGAGAAAGACACAGCCACGGATAAGGTCAAGGAACAGATGCTTTCCAGGGATTATAAGTTTGCCTTGATCATCGGGGAAAACTTCTCCGCCTTCGTGGAGAAAAAGGGGAAGGGTAAAGATGAAAAACCCCTGGAACTCCTCGTCAATCCTGCGGTAAACGTCCAGACCCAGCTTGTTTTAAAAAGCGCGTTGGAAGGAAAACTGGCAAAGTTGAGATGGGATGCCTTCATCGACCGTATCGGAAGACTCCTGGCCCTCGCCGGAATCGACAGGAAGAAACTGAAGGCAGTTGAGGAGAGCCCTGTCGTGGTCAATTACGTTTACAAAGGGGGGCAGTACTTCAAGATTCCGTCAGCCGTCCAGCAGAGCGTTCCCGCCTGGCTTGTGTTTTCCATGTTTTTTATTGTCATACCCATATCCAACACCTTTATTTCCGAAAGGGGGCAGGGTACCCTCATGCGCCTCAAAAGCATGAATGTATCGAGGTTCTCTCTGATAATGGGCAAGATGGTACCGTATCTTCTTATCAACGCGATCCAGGTTGCAATTATGATTGCCATAGGTGTTTATGTCGTCCCCTTGTGCGGCGGTACCGCCCTTACCCTGGGGGATTCCCTGGGGGGCCTTATCCTGATCGCCGCCTCCGTGAGCTTCAGCGCCATTTCCGTGGCGCTCCTCATTGCTTCTGTAGCCAGGACGACGGAGCAGGCAACCACCATCGGGGGTGTTCTGAATATCATATTTGGCGCCCTGGGTGGACTCATGGTGCCTAAGTTTGTCATGCCCGGGTTTATGCAGGACCTTGCCAATATGTCGCCGATGTCCTGGGGTCTGGAGGGATTCCTCGATATTTTCCTGCGGAACGGCAGTGTTTCCGATGTTCTCCCGAAAAGCCTGTCCCTGTTTATTTTCGGAATAGTCATGCTGACCCTGACGGTAATCTTATTGCGGAGGCAGAGGGAGGTCTAA
- a CDS encoding ABC transporter ATP-binding protein, which yields MAIYFIKRVSCADSEIFSREAAIHGEPLIEIKHLYKSYDKKPVLKDVNLSVRRGSIMGLLGPNGAGKTTLISILTGVIRKDSGSITVGGLDLDRELKSILSKCSYVPQTLAFYPRLTASENLEYFGALWGLKGKKLKERMEFCIDKGSMQAFVNKRVDKFSGGMKRRLNLAIGLLNDPEILYLDEPTVGVDTQSRNYILETIRKINRERETTVIYTSHYMDEIEQVSDDIAVIDEGKIVLHDDKQAILIRTDAVLISVEQMGDAAVKDLQQIDGIQVEKDSVHVKRDGRFNENMAGVFAVFRTHGVRVKDAVFGHRTLEELFLKLTNIRLRDED from the coding sequence GTGGCAATCTACTTTATAAAACGGGTGAGTTGTGCGGATAGCGAAATATTTTCGCGGGAAGCAGCTATTCATGGTGAGCCGTTGATCGAGATCAAACATCTTTACAAGTCCTATGACAAAAAGCCGGTCCTCAAGGATGTGAACCTTTCGGTCCGTCGTGGCTCCATCATGGGGTTGCTCGGTCCCAACGGTGCGGGAAAGACGACCCTCATCTCCATCCTTACAGGCGTCATCAGGAAGGATAGCGGGTCCATTACTGTCGGCGGCCTGGATCTTGACCGTGAGCTCAAATCCATCCTGTCAAAATGCAGTTACGTGCCTCAGACCCTGGCTTTCTATCCGAGACTGACGGCCAGTGAAAACCTGGAATATTTCGGCGCCCTGTGGGGCTTGAAGGGGAAAAAACTGAAGGAACGCATGGAATTCTGCATCGACAAAGGAAGCATGCAGGCCTTTGTGAACAAGCGGGTGGACAAGTTTTCGGGCGGCATGAAAAGACGCCTGAACCTGGCCATAGGGCTGTTAAACGACCCTGAAATATTGTATCTCGATGAGCCAACGGTGGGCGTCGATACACAATCGAGGAACTACATACTGGAGACGATACGGAAGATCAACCGGGAGCGGGAGACGACGGTCATCTATACATCCCATTACATGGATGAGATCGAGCAGGTGTCCGACGATATCGCTGTTATCGACGAGGGGAAAATAGTCCTCCACGACGACAAACAGGCTATTTTGATACGTACCGATGCCGTTTTGATAAGCGTGGAACAGATGGGAGATGCCGCCGTTAAAGACTTGCAACAGATTGATGGAATACAGGTTGAAAAGGATAGTGTCCATGTCAAACGGGACGGACGCTTCAACGAAAATATGGCGGGGGTGTTTGCCGTCTTTCGAACCCACGGGGTCCGGGTGAAGGACGCCGTATTCGGCCACAGAACCCTTGAGGAACTTTTCCTCAAACTGACAAACATCAGGCTGCGAGACGAAGACTGA